Proteins from one Pirellulaceae bacterium genomic window:
- a CDS encoding M48 family metallopeptidase — MSDESARLTNTTHQTDGEQQPLTDAQLAEAKQYNQLELACDLGDRGLDLAYLAIMTFMFARPIDTWLQSFPALATLTARLAVMYLIVTGIHILVSFPLSFYSGHVLEHQFQMSRQTLKAWFWRYLKRNGLTLVFGLLLTQGLFWMIWLTGPIWWIVAAAGYFVLSIVMGQLAPVLILPLFYKIERLDDETLKQRMAKLSKGTGLSIEGVYRMKMSDETVKANAMLAGLGNTRRVIMGDTLLEGFSADEIEVIFAHEIGHHVHRHLRKMIITGLIYSTAGFFLCDRMLAWWVGTVDGTVDYAQLPVYTLPFLTLVITVFSMLVEPIQNLVSRHFEVQSDTYALTKTGLHDAYRSAFTKLARLNKADPDPHPLEVFLFHSHPPIKDRLALADRI; from the coding sequence ATGAGTGATGAATCGGCTCGGTTGACGAATACAACCCATCAAACAGACGGCGAGCAACAACCGCTGACTGACGCACAACTCGCAGAAGCCAAACAATACAACCAGCTTGAATTGGCCTGCGACCTGGGCGACCGTGGCCTAGATCTCGCCTATCTGGCAATCATGACCTTCATGTTCGCCCGCCCAATCGATACATGGCTTCAATCCTTTCCGGCGCTCGCCACCCTCACCGCGCGGCTGGCTGTCATGTATTTGATTGTTACCGGCATCCATATCTTGGTTTCGTTCCCTTTGTCCTTCTACTCCGGACACGTGCTTGAACATCAGTTTCAAATGAGCCGTCAAACGCTAAAAGCCTGGTTTTGGAGATATCTGAAACGCAATGGCCTGACCCTGGTGTTCGGTCTGCTGTTGACCCAAGGGCTTTTTTGGATGATTTGGTTGACGGGCCCTATCTGGTGGATCGTTGCAGCCGCGGGATATTTTGTGCTGAGTATCGTGATGGGTCAGCTGGCCCCAGTGCTCATCCTGCCTCTCTTCTATAAGATCGAACGGCTGGACGACGAGACACTCAAACAGCGCATGGCAAAACTTTCGAAAGGCACCGGATTGTCGATCGAAGGTGTCTACCGAATGAAGATGAGCGACGAGACCGTTAAGGCCAATGCGATGCTCGCCGGCCTAGGCAATACGCGTCGTGTGATCATGGGTGACACACTGCTGGAAGGATTCTCCGCAGATGAAATCGAAGTCATCTTCGCCCACGAAATTGGCCATCACGTCCATCGCCACCTCCGAAAGATGATCATCACCGGACTGATCTATAGCACGGCAGGATTCTTTCTCTGCGACCGCATGCTCGCCTGGTGGGTTGGCACCGTTGACGGCACCGTTGACTACGCACAACTGCCAGTTTACACACTGCCGTTCCTGACACTGGTAATCACAGTTTTTTCCATGTTGGTTGAACCCATTCAAAATCTCGTCAGTCGACATTTCGAGGTCCAATCCGACACTTACGCACTGACCAAGACCGGTCTTCACGATGCCTATCGATCCGCCTTCACAAAACTGGCCCGCTTAAACAAAGCAGACCCAGATCCTCATCCCCTCGAGGTGTTCCTTTTCCACAGCCATCCGCCCATCAAAGATCGATTAGCGCTCGCCGACCGGATTTGA
- the aroB gene encoding 3-dehydroquinate synthase — translation MNDSVATVHVNLDDRRYDIDIGTGILPQIGREILQRCELTHAVVIADEQVAAHSTVVRQSLDEAGLRTSLCTVPSGEQSKSVSHAERLWDQLLAEATDRKSAVFAVGGGVVGDLAGFIAATFTRGVRFCQIPTTLLSQVDSSVGGKVGVNLTGAKNMVGAFWQPQYVLIDTQVLSTLPDREFRSGLAEVVKYGVILDADFFAYLEKNVDGLMQRDPNVLRQVISRSCRLKADIVEADERETLGLRAVLNYGHTFAHALEAVSGYGQLLHGEAVSIGMICASQLAGRLGKIDPSITARQIALLESLNLPVKLPDLDEDTLVAAMQSDKKVEHGKLRFVLPTRIGHVELVPDLPIEEVKRAMNDCR, via the coding sequence TTGAACGACTCCGTTGCGACCGTGCACGTCAACTTGGATGACCGCCGATATGACATTGATATTGGAACCGGTATCCTGCCACAGATTGGTAGGGAAATTCTTCAACGATGTGAATTGACGCATGCGGTCGTGATTGCCGACGAGCAGGTGGCTGCTCATTCGACGGTTGTGCGGCAGAGTCTCGACGAAGCCGGTTTGCGCACCTCCTTATGCACGGTTCCATCGGGGGAACAATCGAAGTCAGTTTCTCATGCAGAGCGTTTGTGGGACCAACTGCTCGCCGAAGCAACGGATCGTAAGTCGGCGGTTTTTGCCGTCGGAGGTGGCGTGGTTGGAGACTTGGCCGGATTTATTGCCGCCACTTTTACACGGGGCGTGCGATTCTGCCAAATACCGACGACACTCCTCTCGCAAGTTGACAGCAGTGTGGGCGGCAAAGTCGGTGTGAATTTAACCGGCGCTAAGAACATGGTGGGTGCTTTTTGGCAACCGCAATACGTTCTGATTGATACCCAGGTGTTGTCGACCTTGCCGGATCGTGAGTTTCGCAGCGGCTTAGCCGAAGTGGTCAAATATGGAGTCATCCTGGATGCCGACTTCTTTGCCTACTTGGAAAAAAATGTCGACGGTCTGATGCAACGAGATCCGAATGTGCTGCGACAAGTGATCTCTCGCTCCTGTCGGTTGAAGGCCGATATTGTTGAGGCGGACGAGCGAGAGACTTTGGGGCTACGCGCAGTCTTGAATTATGGTCACACCTTCGCGCACGCGTTGGAGGCCGTTTCGGGTTACGGTCAATTGTTACACGGCGAAGCTGTTTCGATTGGTATGATCTGTGCCTCTCAGCTTGCTGGACGATTGGGGAAAATCGATCCTTCCATCACCGCGCGTCAGATCGCGTTGCTCGAATCACTCAACCTTCCGGTTAAACTACCTGATCTCGACGAAGACACGCTGGTCGCTGCGATGCAAAGCGACAAAAAGGTTGAGCATGGAAAGTTGAGGTTTGTGTTGCCTACACGAATCGGGCATGTCGAGCTGGTTCCCGATTTGCCGATCGAGGAAGTCAAACGAGCGATGAATGACTGTCGCTAG
- a CDS encoding tRNA (adenine(22)-N(1))-methyltransferase TrmK, with amino-acid sequence MLKRTLESEVMDSSEEALVYDQMDHASVNRLFVNDLLAAGLPAGETLDLGTGSARIPIELCQRSETARVVAVDLSINMLDTAKINLELANLTDRILLDHIDAKQLPYGDNRFQLVMSNSIVHHIPDPQPVIRDAVRVTAEDGLLFFRDLMRPDNEEQLEGLVELYAGSESEFGRQMFHDSLHAALSLNEIRALIKDLGFPADSVQPTSDRHWTWIGRPQPLNKQA; translated from the coding sequence ATGCTGAAGCGCACACTTGAATCTGAAGTCATGGACTCGTCCGAAGAAGCGTTGGTCTACGACCAAATGGACCATGCTTCCGTGAATCGTCTTTTCGTCAACGATCTTTTAGCAGCAGGCCTGCCCGCAGGCGAGACGCTCGATCTGGGAACCGGTTCGGCTCGTATCCCCATCGAACTTTGCCAGCGGAGTGAAACGGCTCGTGTTGTGGCTGTCGATTTGTCGATCAACATGCTAGACACAGCGAAAATCAACCTGGAATTGGCCAATCTGACCGATCGAATCCTGTTAGACCACATCGATGCCAAACAGTTGCCGTATGGGGACAATCGCTTTCAGCTGGTGATGTCGAACAGCATTGTGCACCATATTCCGGATCCGCAGCCCGTAATACGGGATGCCGTCAGGGTCACTGCGGAGGATGGGCTATTATTCTTTCGAGACCTGATGCGACCTGACAATGAGGAACAGTTGGAGGGGTTAGTGGAATTGTATGCAGGAAGTGAGTCGGAATTTGGCCGCCAAATGTTTCACGATTCACTCCACGCCGCCCTTTCCCTCAACGAAATCCGTGCCCTGATCAAAGATTTAGGTTTTCCAGCAGACTCCGTACAGCCGACCAGCGATCGACATTGGACTTGGATCGGCAGACCCCAACCTCTCAACAAACAAGCATGA
- the dprA gene encoding DNA-processing protein DprA: protein MALHLTHGVGPRVYQALLNEFGDSTRVLAAPLQRLKSVPGVGSTVARKIVATTVDTRAEREWLECSQAQIQILDGSRVDYPYLLTETPDPPPVLFVRGQLLPADRVSIAIVGTRRASYYGIQQAESLAVGLAHAGVTVVSGLARGIDAAAHRGALQAGGRTIGVLASGLGEIYPPEHDNLADQISAQGALVTESPLRTRPKRGQFPRRNRIISGVSLGVVVVEASGRSGALITVKHAVEQNREVFAVPGRVDQEYSRGCHRLIRDGAKLVESVDDVLEELDPLSTTSTCSPVLVSEPSAEIGLSDLERTVLQSVGQDPLSVDQLIESCQRAQPHLSVSSVLSALSILEMRRLIDRLSGSVVVRR from the coding sequence TTGGCGTTGCATTTAACCCACGGAGTCGGACCTCGCGTTTATCAGGCATTGCTGAATGAATTTGGTGACTCGACAAGGGTTCTTGCCGCGCCTCTGCAGCGATTGAAATCCGTGCCCGGTGTTGGCTCAACCGTTGCTCGGAAGATCGTTGCCACGACGGTCGATACTCGGGCGGAGCGAGAATGGTTGGAATGTTCTCAGGCTCAAATTCAAATCTTGGATGGCAGTCGAGTTGACTATCCCTATCTGCTGACCGAAACGCCTGATCCCCCACCGGTCCTGTTTGTGCGAGGACAATTGTTGCCCGCTGATCGTGTTTCCATCGCGATTGTTGGGACTCGCAGGGCTTCCTATTACGGGATTCAACAGGCCGAGTCGCTGGCCGTTGGATTGGCACACGCGGGTGTCACCGTGGTGAGCGGTTTGGCGAGGGGGATCGATGCGGCTGCTCATCGTGGAGCTTTGCAAGCGGGGGGTCGAACGATCGGTGTGCTTGCGAGTGGGCTCGGTGAAATCTATCCCCCGGAACACGATAACCTGGCCGATCAAATCAGTGCACAAGGCGCCTTGGTGACGGAGTCGCCGTTACGAACTCGTCCGAAACGGGGGCAGTTTCCCCGTCGAAATCGCATCATTTCGGGCGTGTCGCTTGGCGTAGTTGTCGTTGAAGCGTCTGGCCGTTCCGGTGCACTGATCACGGTGAAGCATGCCGTTGAGCAGAATCGTGAAGTGTTTGCGGTGCCCGGGCGTGTCGACCAGGAGTATTCCCGAGGTTGCCACCGTCTGATTCGAGATGGAGCCAAACTGGTGGAATCGGTCGACGATGTGCTGGAGGAATTGGACCCGTTGTCGACGACCAGCACTTGTTCGCCCGTTTTAGTTTCCGAACCATCTGCGGAAATAGGGCTCAGCGATTTGGAACGAACCGTGCTCCAATCGGTCGGGCAGGATCCATTGAGTGTCGATCAGCTGATCGAGTCTTGCCAAAGGGCTCAGCCGCATCTTTCTGTGTCGAGTGTGTTATCCGCTTTGAGCATTCTTGAGATGCGTCGGTTGATCGATCGATTGAGTGGTAGCGTTGTTGTTCGTCGTTAG